The window CTGCTCGAGAGCGGCGAAGTAGCCCTGGCACTGCCACGTGTCGTTGTGCGTGCCCTCTGGGAAGATGGCCAGCCGTTTAGTCCGCGCCGGCGACAGCTCGTACAGCTGCTTCATCATGACGGGTGGGATGAGCTGGTCTGACAGGCCTGACACGAACAGCGAGGGCATCCGGCACAGCGCCACCTGTCTGTAGGACAAGAACTGGTTCCGGTAGCACAATAAGGGCAGCAGCCTCATGGGCAAGAAGGAGAAGAGTGTGGCGGCCATGTGGGGGATGCTGAGGAAGGTGTTCTCCACCACGATGGCCGCCACGCGGTGAGGGTTGGCCGAGGCCAGGCGTACTGCCACCGCCCCCCCCAGAGAGCGACCGAACAGCATCACCTTGGTCTTGTCTAGGTCGGGCCGGGTCATCACGTAGTCCAGCGTGGCCTGGGCGTCCAGGTACAGGCCATCCTCACTGGGCTCACCTTCGCTCTTCCCATACCCCCGGTAGTCCACCAGCACCACGTTGGCCTTCAGGTTCACCAGCATCAGGAGCGCGTTGGGCACCCGGTGCCCGATGTTGCCCGCATTGCCGTGGAAATAGAGAATGGTGGGTGGGGCCGTGGAGCAGGGGTTAGATGCATTGCCGGGGGCGACCCCAGGGTTGCCCAGGCTGTCTCCACCAGTGTAGCGGAGCAAGATAAGATTGAGGCGCACGCCGTCCTTGGTGTGGATGTAGACGTTCTCATGGGGGATGCCCGTGGGCATGGGCACGTACAGAcgggaggaggagggctggtcgGGGAAGTAGAGCAGCACATCCTGGAACTTGTAAAGGATGCCAGCCACAGAGGCCAGGATGAGAGCCAGGAGGAAGAAGCCTCCATAGAGGTGGAAGGTGAGGATAAGGGCCAGGAGGGAGATGCGACAGGCACCCCAGGACCAGGAGGCCAAGGCCAGGGCACAGCGCTCCACCGAGCCCCACAGCCTCCACGGCTTCTCCATGGCACAGAGAAGACACACAGGATCACACCACCAAACACACCctgtgcagagagaggaggaagtggattgggggggaaggggagtgggggagaagaaAGTGAAAGCCGTGACTCATGCACTGCACTAGACGACACCACTTGAGGTTCTTCACCTCTCACAATTTACAGCTCAGTC of the Oncorhynchus masou masou isolate Uvic2021 chromosome 10, UVic_Omas_1.1, whole genome shotgun sequence genome contains:
- the LOC135547409 gene encoding protein ABHD13 — encoded protein: MEKPWRLWGSVERCALALASWSWGACRISLLALILTFHLYGGFFLLALILASVAGILYKFQDVLLYFPDQPSSSRLYVPMPTGIPHENVYIHTKDGVRLNLILLRYTGGDSLGNPGVAPGNASNPCSTAPPTILYFHGNAGNIGHRVPNALLMLVNLKANVVLVDYRGYGKSEGEPSEDGLYLDAQATLDYVMTRPDLDKTKVMLFGRSLGGAVAVRLASANPHRVAAIVVENTFLSIPHMAATLFSFLPMRLLPLLCYRNQFLSYRQVALCRMPSLFVSGLSDQLIPPVMMKQLYELSPARTKRLAIFPEGTHNDTWQCQGYFAALEQFVKDLMKSHAHEERVQSTASVTII